From Hydrogenobacter sp.:
TCAGAATGAAGATCGTATTGACTTGCCACATCTGACAATGTTCTTGCGGTATCTTCCGAATCTGTAAAAACGATGAGTAACTTCTTTGCCATAAGTAAGCTTAAAAATTATACATTGCAAGAAACTCCTCTATATACTTTTTTATAGTTTCTTCGTCCATTTTTACACTTCTGCCATGACCAGGAAGTATCCACTCAAATCTAAAATCAAGTAACTTTTTAATAGATTTGAGCTGTTCACTCCAAGAGTACCAGCAGTACTCCTTAGAAGCCCAAAGTCTCTTTTTAGCAGGTGAGTACCAGATGTGATCTCCACAAAAGAGAAATTTTTTGTAAAGGAGTACCATATGTCCCGCCGTGTGTCCTGGGGTTGGTATTAGAGTAAAATCACCGATATTTACTGGATCTTCACCACTGACTTTTATATCGGCATACTTATAAGCGTGCGCATCCCTTTCGTGTATTATGACTTTTGCTTTAAAGGCTTTTGCGTAAAACTCCGCATCGGCTATATCATCCTCATGTGTTAAAAAGATGTACTTGATCCCACCCAAAGATGCTATGTTCTTTAAAAGATGAGCGTTTTCCCTGGGACTGTCTATCATCCAGTTACCATCAGGATGTAGTATAAAGTAGCTCATAGCACCGTAAGATTTTTTAGAGGAGAGACCGCATCTGTAGACACCATCCTCCACCTTTATGGGGAACTTCCCTATAACATCGCGTACTCCTTCCTTTCTCTTTGTTCCTATAGCTCCAACCGGACAAGAAAGCAAAGCCATAAGGGTCTTCTCTCTTTCTTCTTGTGTGTTTGGCTGTTTCACTACACATGCACTGCCTTTCCCTTCACCAAAAATATCTGGCGCTATCTCCCTGCATATATCGCAATCTATACAGCTC
This genomic window contains:
- a CDS encoding MBL fold metallo-hydrolase, whose translation is MADIKKRLPCNVPGDFFVDASCIDCDICREIAPDIFGEGKGSACVVKQPNTQEEREKTLMALLSCPVGAIGTKRKEGVRDVIGKFPIKVEDGVYRCGLSSKKSYGAMSYFILHPDGNWMIDSPRENAHLLKNIASLGGIKYIFLTHEDDIADAEFYAKAFKAKVIIHERDAHAYKYADIKVSGEDPVNIGDFTLIPTPGHTAGHMVLLYKKFLFCGDHIWYSPAKKRLWASKEYCWYSWSEQLKSIKKLLDFRFEWILPGHGRSVKMDEETIKKYIEEFLAMYNF